Proteins encoded by one window of Paraburkholderia sprentiae WSM5005:
- a CDS encoding RidA family protein, whose amino-acid sequence MNVSERLAQAGLKLPSPINPLGSYRTVSVSGNQLYVSGLGPFEDGKPIVGMVARDISLAQAQDAARLTMLMILACVEQACGLDNVRRCSRLTVYVRAAQSFTQHPQVANGASDLLLTLFGQDNLPARSALGVHSLPMGIPVEIDSIFELKG is encoded by the coding sequence ATGAACGTATCCGAACGCCTCGCGCAAGCGGGCCTAAAATTGCCATCGCCCATCAACCCACTTGGGTCCTATCGAACGGTTTCCGTTTCGGGGAATCAACTGTATGTATCGGGGCTCGGCCCTTTCGAGGATGGCAAGCCAATCGTCGGAATGGTCGCCCGCGATATTTCTCTGGCACAGGCTCAAGACGCGGCGCGCCTAACGATGCTCATGATCTTGGCCTGTGTCGAACAGGCCTGCGGACTCGACAACGTCCGGCGATGCAGCCGGCTAACAGTTTACGTGCGTGCAGCACAGTCGTTCACCCAGCATCCGCAAGTGGCCAATGGCGCCAGTGATCTGTTGCTGACGCTGTTTGGGCAAGACAATCTGCCGGCTCGAAGCGCGCTGGGAGTGCATTCGTTGCCGATGGGTATCCCGGTTGAGATTGACAGCATCTTTGAGTTGAAGGGGTGA
- a CDS encoding two-partner secretion domain-containing protein, whose translation MSNLKLPRPALRAPHHGQSHGRRWLVIGGALTGLSFTQAALAAGTLPRGGTYVAGTGTIASNGNGLVITQPGSTRGVIDWNSFSIGRHNSVMFDNGSGATLNRVAGGSPSAILGRLSATGSLYVINPQGIVVGPSGVISTGGRFVASTLDVCNCAFMTGSSALTFSGDSAASVINLGKVSSSGGDVFLIARRAAINAGTITAPNGTAELAVGETVLLQDSASSRQVFVQTGSEGTVVNRGPINAAQVSLQAADGNVYALAGGGTRIRATGTASRDGHVWLVADSGRVEQLGKIAASNADGSGGTVDTQAAQLTFGQHAVVDAGQWNLSTPAFTIDDAAAHALQRSLNAGTSVDVTTTGANGATGDLGVASSLRWSGPASLTLAAYHDVSVATGTTVANSGAGNLTLRADASGIDNGGSVINNGTIDWSKSTGIVSALYDMNGSYSPGTLVANSVWSAPLYSGLVTQITGYQLVNSVTDLQNVANNMAGNYALGKDIDGTNFAFVTLGVPPPEVPILFTGQFDGMWHTISNVVPSRLAIFQDIGATGVVRDVNVISNVSPTAPPVTLPLGAGILAFYNYGTIANVFTSGAFGTQVSNSYTDIAGLVAENDGLIARSGSSATLQGAGAAGLAITNGGTITESYTTGSVTGSERSYVSAGGLVLSNESVMYVGHVGTIIQGTITQSFVAGPVSSGTTGSSTATGGICAPGCGGIIGSDVYWNVQTTGQSSSGGNLPTSNGLTTAQMSDPASFVGWDFGPNGAWTMPPGATHPVLTWQVTGH comes from the coding sequence ATGTCAAATCTAAAACTACCTCGGCCCGCGCTACGCGCACCGCACCATGGCCAGTCACACGGACGCCGGTGGCTCGTCATCGGCGGCGCGCTCACCGGACTGTCCTTTACCCAGGCGGCGCTCGCGGCGGGCACACTTCCACGAGGCGGCACTTATGTGGCGGGCACGGGCACGATAGCCAGCAACGGGAACGGTCTCGTCATCACGCAACCCGGTTCGACGCGCGGCGTGATCGACTGGAACAGTTTTTCGATCGGCAGGCACAACAGCGTGATGTTCGATAACGGCTCGGGCGCGACGCTGAACCGGGTAGCGGGAGGCTCGCCGTCGGCCATTCTCGGCAGGCTCAGTGCAACGGGAAGCCTCTATGTGATCAATCCGCAAGGCATCGTTGTGGGCCCATCGGGCGTGATCAGCACGGGCGGCCGCTTCGTCGCGTCGACGCTCGATGTCTGCAACTGTGCATTCATGACCGGAAGCAGCGCGCTTACATTCTCGGGCGACTCCGCTGCAAGCGTAATCAACCTGGGCAAGGTCAGTTCGAGCGGCGGGGATGTGTTCCTGATCGCCCGGCGTGCCGCCATCAACGCGGGCACTATCACCGCGCCCAACGGTACGGCGGAACTGGCTGTCGGCGAGACCGTGTTGCTGCAGGACTCGGCCAGCAGCAGGCAGGTGTTCGTGCAGACGGGCAGTGAGGGCACCGTGGTCAACAGGGGGCCCATCAACGCCGCGCAGGTCAGCCTGCAGGCCGCCGATGGCAACGTGTATGCGCTCGCAGGCGGCGGCACGCGCATCCGCGCGACGGGCACGGCAAGCCGCGACGGCCATGTATGGCTGGTCGCCGACAGCGGCCGCGTCGAGCAGCTCGGCAAGATCGCCGCAAGCAACGCGGACGGCAGCGGCGGAACGGTCGATACACAAGCGGCACAACTGACGTTCGGCCAGCACGCGGTGGTCGATGCAGGCCAATGGAATCTCTCGACGCCCGCTTTCACGATCGATGACGCCGCCGCGCATGCGTTGCAGCGCAGTCTGAACGCGGGCACTTCGGTCGACGTGACCACGACGGGCGCGAACGGTGCAACGGGCGACCTCGGCGTCGCGTCGAGCCTGCGCTGGTCCGGTCCGGCTTCGCTCACGCTTGCCGCGTACCACGATGTCTCGGTAGCGACGGGTACGACCGTCGCGAACTCCGGTGCGGGCAACCTGACGTTGCGCGCCGACGCGTCGGGAATTGACAACGGTGGCAGCGTCATCAACAACGGCACGATCGACTGGTCGAAGAGTACGGGCATCGTCAGCGCGCTCTACGATATGAACGGTAGTTACAGCCCCGGCACGCTTGTCGCCAATTCGGTATGGAGCGCACCGCTTTACAGCGGGCTCGTGACACAGATAACTGGTTATCAACTCGTCAATTCGGTGACAGACCTGCAGAATGTCGCGAACAACATGGCCGGCAACTACGCACTCGGCAAGGACATCGATGGAACCAATTTCGCGTTCGTAACACTCGGTGTTCCTCCCCCTGAGGTTCCGATTTTGTTCACCGGCCAGTTCGACGGTATGTGGCATACGATTTCCAACGTCGTGCCGAGCCGTCTCGCGATCTTTCAAGATATTGGCGCAACCGGTGTCGTGCGCGATGTGAACGTCATCTCGAACGTCAGCCCCACGGCTCCCCCTGTAACCTTACCCCTCGGCGCCGGGATACTGGCCTTTTATAACTACGGAACGATCGCCAACGTCTTTACCTCCGGGGCCTTTGGCACACAGGTCAGCAATTCATACACCGACATCGCCGGACTTGTCGCTGAGAACGACGGGCTGATCGCCCGCTCGGGCAGCAGCGCAACCCTACAGGGGGCTGGTGCCGCCGGGCTGGCCATCACTAACGGGGGCACGATCACTGAGTCATACACGACCGGATCAGTCACCGGATCTGAACGTTCCTACGTCTCCGCGGGAGGACTCGTGTTGAGCAACGAAAGTGTAATGTACGTGGGACACGTAGGAACGATCATACAAGGAACGATCACTCAGTCTTTCGTTGCGGGTCCCGTGAGTTCGGGCACGACCGGCAGTTCGACCGCGACCGGCGGCATCTGCGCACCCGGTTGCGGTGGCATCATTGGGAGCGACGTTTACTGGAACGTACAGACAACCGGACAGTCGTCGAGCGGCGGCAACCTGCCAACGTCGAACGGGCTCACTACGGCCCAAATGAGCGACCCGGCCAGTTTTGTTGGCTGGGATTTCGGGCCGAACGGCGCATGGACGATGCCGCCCGGAGCGACGCACCCCGTTCTGACCTGGCAAGTCACCGGGCACTGA
- a CDS encoding LysR family transcriptional regulator gives MATDRLGDMRLFVEAAALGNLSAAGRKLGFSPAAASARLTKLEAALSTRLFDRNTRQLRLTEEGRLYLHHCRIALRAIEDAEAALNAGQEAARGKVRISASADFGRNLLTHWLEAFVRTQPELKIALNLTDSLSDLLQDDVDLAIRFGWPNNPSLIARQLAPNWRVLCASPEYLANHGTPRVPADLVAHQFVVLVTAAGPLNDFHFVSQGKRWNHTVAMENAWETNDGALARAWTLSGFGIARKTIWDAAADIRAGKLQVVLPEWVESEPGIYAVLNRNRYMTPRVRVLLDFLVDRFQRAISEGILAGIPSPSVSENLD, from the coding sequence ATGGCAACTGATCGGCTGGGCGACATGCGTTTGTTCGTGGAGGCGGCGGCACTGGGCAACTTGTCCGCTGCCGGTCGTAAGCTGGGATTCTCACCGGCAGCAGCGAGCGCGCGGCTCACCAAACTGGAAGCTGCACTCTCGACAAGGCTTTTCGACCGCAATACGAGGCAACTGCGACTGACCGAAGAGGGCCGGCTGTACCTCCACCACTGCCGTATCGCATTGAGGGCCATCGAGGATGCCGAGGCCGCACTAAACGCGGGCCAGGAGGCAGCGCGTGGCAAGGTTCGGATTTCGGCATCGGCCGATTTCGGCCGTAATCTACTGACTCACTGGCTGGAGGCCTTCGTCCGCACGCAACCCGAGTTGAAAATCGCCCTTAACCTGACCGACTCCCTCTCCGACTTGCTACAAGACGACGTGGATCTTGCAATCCGATTTGGATGGCCAAACAACCCTTCACTGATCGCACGGCAACTTGCACCGAACTGGCGAGTGCTATGTGCGTCTCCTGAATATCTGGCCAACCACGGCACGCCGCGAGTCCCAGCTGACCTGGTTGCGCATCAGTTTGTCGTTCTGGTTACGGCCGCAGGCCCGTTGAACGATTTCCACTTCGTGTCCCAAGGCAAGCGCTGGAATCACACCGTAGCAATGGAAAACGCATGGGAAACAAATGATGGCGCCTTGGCCCGCGCGTGGACACTTTCCGGATTTGGTATAGCCCGCAAGACGATCTGGGACGCCGCAGCGGACATTCGTGCCGGCAAACTTCAGGTCGTGTTGCCGGAATGGGTCGAAAGTGAGCCCGGCATTTATGCCGTGTTGAACCGAAATCGGTATATGACTCCACGCGTGAGGGTGCTACTGGACTTCCTGGTCGACCGCTTCCAGCGTGCGATATCCGAGGGCATCCTGGCAGGGATACCCTCGCCATCCGTGTCGGAAAACCTAGACTAA
- a CDS encoding alpha/beta fold hydrolase has protein sequence MKLILAVLAMSAFAFGTGAMAAEKPPIVLVHGAFEDAQVWGYVTSRLQTDGFKVVTVDLPGRPGAPATPDKVSLDLYRDTVVAALNKSHRPAVVVGHSFGGIVIADAAETAPKKIKTLVFVAAYLPQDGDSLVSMASKDADAKIGPHLQIDKEKGIASIEYPARADLFANGGPDKLREAIPDLILDEPVGPLATPVHVTSPNFGQVDKVYIHTAMDQVISPSFQAEMVAATPVRAEYSLPTGHTPFLTDPDGLAKAIEAAAK, from the coding sequence ATGAAACTCATCCTCGCTGTTCTCGCCATGTCAGCATTCGCCTTTGGTACCGGTGCGATGGCTGCGGAAAAGCCCCCTATCGTTCTGGTCCACGGGGCTTTCGAAGACGCCCAGGTCTGGGGTTATGTCACATCCAGGCTTCAAACCGACGGCTTTAAGGTGGTGACTGTTGATCTGCCAGGGCGTCCGGGCGCGCCAGCCACACCGGACAAAGTCAGCCTTGACCTCTATCGCGACACCGTGGTCGCAGCGCTGAACAAATCCCATCGCCCGGCCGTCGTGGTCGGTCACAGCTTCGGCGGCATCGTCATCGCCGACGCCGCGGAAACGGCACCGAAGAAGATCAAGACCTTGGTCTTTGTTGCTGCCTACCTGCCGCAAGACGGCGACTCGCTCGTTTCAATGGCCAGTAAGGATGCCGACGCCAAGATCGGCCCGCACCTGCAGATCGATAAGGAAAAGGGCATTGCCTCCATCGAATATCCGGCACGTGCCGATCTGTTTGCCAATGGAGGTCCTGACAAACTACGCGAGGCAATCCCGGATCTGATCCTGGATGAACCCGTCGGCCCGCTGGCTACGCCTGTACACGTGACTTCCCCCAACTTTGGTCAGGTCGACAAGGTCTATATCCACACAGCCATGGACCAGGTCATCAGCCCCTCGTTCCAGGCCGAGATGGTTGCCGCCACCCCCGTGAGAGCCGAGTACTCCCTGCCGACCGGTCATACGCCGTTCCTCACCGATCCCGACGGTCTGGCAAAGGCGATCGAGGCCGCTGCGAAATAG
- a CDS encoding two-partner secretion domain-containing protein, protein MSRAEPPRSARRAPHRQQSNGRIWLAIGISLTGLCLTPVAFAAGSLPQGGRYVAGTGTIAGAGNSLVITQPGSTRGVIDWNSFSVGGNNSVTFVNGTGATLNRVTGGSPSAILGRLGATGSVYVINPQGIVVGPSGVISTGGRFVASTLDVCNCAFMKGDALTLSGDSNASVINLGKISSSGGDVFLIARQVVVNAGTIKAPAGTVELAAGDQVLLQDSTSSRQVFVQTGSVGPVVNSGRIAAAQISLQAADGNVYALAGGGTRIRATGTASRDGHVWLVADSGRVEQSGVITARNADGSGGTVDTDAAQLAFGAKAAVHAGEWNLSTPAFTIDHSAARALRRSLNSGTSVDVATTGAMGTTGDVDVASNLRWRGPASLTLAAYRDVSVESGATIANNGAGNLGLRADATSINNGGGVVNNGTLDWSKSTGALSAFYDMNGTYVAGTQLSNPAWTPPAFSGLVTQITAYKLVNSLTDLSNVANDLTGNYALGKNIDASATSNTPFVPIGNVDTRFTGQFDGQGNTISSLTLGEWVGTRAERPQMGMFGVIGTQGVIRNLDVSGTANLSNVSVDLEYPTLDMGYSPARTSVPSCA, encoded by the coding sequence ATGTCACGTGCAGAACCACCGCGGTCCGCGCGACGCGCACCGCATCGTCAACAGTCAAACGGACGCATCTGGCTCGCCATTGGCATTTCGCTGACTGGACTTTGCCTGACACCCGTGGCGTTCGCGGCGGGCAGCCTGCCGCAGGGCGGCCGTTACGTCGCCGGCACGGGCACGATAGCGGGCGCGGGCAACAGCCTCGTGATCACCCAACCCGGTTCGACCCGCGGTGTGATCGACTGGAACAGCTTTTCGGTCGGCGGGAACAACAGCGTTACGTTCGTCAACGGCACGGGCGCGACCTTGAACAGGGTCACGGGCGGCTCGCCGTCGGCCATCCTCGGCAGACTTGGCGCAACAGGCAGCGTGTATGTGATCAATCCGCAGGGCATCGTCGTGGGGCCATCGGGCGTGATCAGCACGGGAGGCCGATTCGTCGCGTCTACGCTCGATGTCTGCAACTGTGCGTTCATGAAGGGTGATGCGCTCACGCTGTCGGGAGATTCCAATGCGAGCGTGATCAACCTCGGCAAAATCAGTTCGAGCGGCGGCGATGTCTTCCTGATCGCGCGACAGGTGGTCGTCAACGCGGGCACGATCAAAGCGCCTGCCGGCACGGTGGAACTGGCGGCAGGTGATCAGGTGTTGTTGCAGGACTCGACCAGCAGCAGACAGGTTTTCGTGCAGACGGGCAGCGTTGGTCCGGTCGTCAACAGTGGGCGCATCGCAGCCGCGCAGATCAGCCTCCAGGCCGCCGATGGCAACGTGTATGCGCTCGCAGGCGGCGGCACGCGCATCCGCGCGACGGGCACGGCAAGCCGCGACGGACATGTGTGGCTCGTCGCCGACAGCGGCCGGGTCGAGCAGTCGGGCGTGATCACGGCCAGGAACGCCGACGGCAGCGGCGGGACGGTCGATACTGACGCGGCACAACTGGCGTTCGGCGCCAAGGCAGCGGTCCATGCGGGCGAATGGAATCTCTCGACGCCTGCATTCACGATCGATCATTCCGCTGCACGCGCACTGCGTCGCAGCCTGAATTCGGGCACTTCTGTCGATGTCGCCACGACAGGCGCGATGGGCACAACGGGCGATGTCGATGTCGCCTCGAACCTGCGCTGGCGCGGTCCTGCGTCGCTGACGCTCGCCGCATACCGCGACGTGTCGGTCGAAAGCGGCGCGACGATCGCGAACAATGGCGCGGGCAATCTCGGCTTGCGCGCCGACGCAACCAGCATCAACAACGGCGGCGGCGTCGTGAACAACGGCACGCTCGACTGGTCGAAGAGCACCGGTGCGCTGAGCGCTTTCTACGACATGAACGGCACCTACGTTGCCGGTACCCAGCTGAGCAACCCGGCGTGGACGCCTCCAGCCTTCAGCGGCCTCGTTACGCAAATCACCGCGTACAAGCTTGTGAACTCGCTGACCGATCTGTCGAACGTCGCCAACGATCTCACCGGAAACTACGCGCTCGGCAAGAATATCGATGCGAGCGCGACGAGCAACACGCCATTCGTTCCGATCGGCAACGTCGACACACGATTCACGGGCCAGTTCGACGGACAAGGCAATACGATTAGTTCGCTCACGCTGGGCGAGTGGGTGGGTACCAGGGCCGAACGGCCACAGATGGGCATGTTCGGTGTGATCGGCACCCAAGGTGTCATACGCAACCTCGACGTTTCGGGCACGGCGAACCTGTCTAACGTGAGCGTGGACCTCGAGTACCCAACCCTCGATATGGGGTACTCGCCGGCGCGAACTTCGGTACCGTCCTGCGCGTGA
- a CDS encoding carboxymuconolactone decarboxylase family protein has translation MFRLQIPATIKAAPAASQPFLEAVNKKLGVVPNLFRLIANSPAALEGYLGLAGALEKGALPAQTGERIALAVAEINGCDYCMSAHSYLGKNVAKLDDAEMSANRNGGSNEPKAAPAVQFAAKVAHERGRVSDEDLRVLKEAGYTDAQIVEIVVHIALSVLTNYANVVANTEIDFPVVRTYQGPNNGTRTLLDT, from the coding sequence ATGTTCCGTCTTCAGATACCCGCCACGATCAAAGCTGCACCAGCTGCTTCTCAGCCCTTCCTGGAGGCCGTCAACAAGAAACTGGGTGTTGTACCGAATCTGTTTCGTCTGATAGCCAATAGCCCCGCGGCGCTAGAGGGGTACCTCGGTCTGGCCGGAGCCTTGGAAAAAGGTGCACTTCCAGCACAAACCGGCGAACGTATAGCTCTCGCCGTCGCCGAAATCAACGGCTGCGACTATTGCATGTCGGCGCACAGCTATTTAGGAAAGAACGTGGCGAAGCTTGACGATGCGGAAATGTCCGCCAATCGAAATGGCGGCTCGAATGAACCAAAGGCTGCCCCTGCCGTGCAGTTCGCCGCGAAGGTCGCGCACGAACGTGGCCGCGTATCCGACGAAGATCTGCGCGTCCTCAAGGAGGCCGGCTACACTGATGCGCAGATCGTCGAGATTGTCGTGCACATCGCACTGAGCGTCTTGACGAACTACGCCAACGTCGTTGCAAACACGGAGATTGACTTTCCCGTAGTGCGTACATATCAGGGCCCGAACAACGGGACTCGCACGCTTCTTGATACGTGA
- a CDS encoding AraC family transcriptional regulator produces MPSEHADVLSQVLRLIRLRGDHVFHGELGSSTEVIFPPGPATFLHLRAGELSVSQRNGPSVTLRSGDFVLLPHADGHAIRSKPGRKAHQRFEAAVDFTPSRDARTFKWAADDGIAGSFLAGSFYFDGAPLRSLLTGLPGLIHLTCDKVSEPPWLASISHFLDVESRSAGPGSSLMISRLIDLLVIRTLRMWVSQQGDRLGWLSGLSDERVGRALNAMHLEPDRAWTVSALAETAMMSRSTFSDRFTAVVGLPPLRYLTRWRLTIAADLLRGGTLKVTEVAHGAGYGSDAAFSRAFKEEFGYPPRDAHRIAQTGVFVARSAELL; encoded by the coding sequence ATGCCGTCCGAGCACGCCGATGTCTTGTCACAGGTACTCAGGCTGATTCGCCTTCGCGGAGATCATGTTTTCCACGGCGAGTTGGGAAGTTCCACCGAAGTGATTTTTCCGCCAGGGCCGGCAACGTTTTTGCATCTGCGTGCCGGCGAACTGTCGGTGTCTCAACGCAATGGCCCCTCCGTGACGCTGCGGTCAGGCGACTTCGTTCTTTTGCCACATGCGGACGGACATGCGATTCGAAGCAAGCCGGGCCGGAAAGCACATCAACGCTTCGAGGCGGCGGTGGACTTTACCCCCAGCAGAGATGCTCGGACGTTCAAATGGGCGGCTGATGACGGCATTGCAGGATCCTTTCTCGCAGGATCATTCTATTTTGACGGGGCGCCGTTACGCTCTTTGCTCACCGGGCTTCCCGGTCTGATTCATCTGACATGCGACAAAGTCAGCGAGCCCCCTTGGCTGGCCTCTATCTCACATTTCCTTGACGTGGAATCGCGTAGCGCCGGCCCAGGGTCATCGCTGATGATCTCGCGGCTTATTGATCTACTCGTTATCCGCACCTTGCGGATGTGGGTCAGCCAGCAAGGCGATCGGCTCGGCTGGCTGTCCGGACTTAGCGACGAACGCGTAGGCCGTGCGTTGAACGCAATGCATTTGGAACCTGACCGTGCATGGACGGTCTCGGCCCTCGCCGAGACGGCGATGATGTCGCGATCGACGTTCTCGGATCGCTTCACGGCGGTGGTGGGACTGCCACCGTTGCGTTACCTGACACGATGGAGATTGACAATCGCAGCAGACTTGCTAAGGGGAGGGACCCTGAAGGTGACCGAAGTGGCCCACGGTGCCGGCTATGGTTCGGACGCTGCCTTCAGTCGCGCCTTCAAGGAGGAGTTTGGCTATCCACCGCGTGACGCGCATCGAATCGCACAGACCGGAGTCTTTGTCGCGCGAAGTGCGGAACTCCTCTGA